From one Eucalyptus grandis isolate ANBG69807.140 chromosome 9, ASM1654582v1, whole genome shotgun sequence genomic stretch:
- the LOC104418313 gene encoding ankyrin repeat-containing protein ITN1, with product MIVNKRPHMISEGDDIGWTPLHYAAHFGKVEAVRILLQHEVSTAYLLTKDGATALHIAALLGHINVLDELIAFCPDVCDSINNRGQTALHSAVLGRQIKVVKHILEMPNLGDLINVRDKDGNTALHLAALCRDYSMMNILVFDKRVDIRATNKERLTALGIFDDHEKVGLKAAKLQYLLEAWFCVNDMQDRVIKHVKRLEKQYGEERSSISITTGSMAYPEKFDTSKGCAHDNHLLTAVFIATVTFTAAFTMPGGYNNIGPDQGTATFARRAAFKAFVVFNTTAFCFSVLAIYLLFDLSLTGNFEPMGMRYVHVAGVSIYIAVLGMVLAFASGMYIVLAKTIGLAIKGYTLAGSLVMICLIIRFMNPENRFGFRTCPPARSIRNLSVGCGRIRTAGRESSLQSSYTCRL from the exons ATGATCGTGAACAAGAGACCACACATGATCAGTGAAGGAGATGACATTGGGTGGACTCCTCTTCATTATGCTGCTCACTTTGGCAAAGTCGAAGCAGTTCGAATATTATTGCAGCATGAGGTTTCCACTGCTTACCTGTTAACCAAGGATGGCGCCACCGCTCTTCATATTGCAGCACTTCTTGGCCATATCAATGTACTGGACGAGCTGATTGCATTCTGTCCTGATGTTTGCGACTCGATAAACAACAGAGGACAAACCGCTCTTCACTCTGCAGTATTAGGCCGGCAGATAAAGGTCGTCAAGCACATATTGGAGATGCCGAACCTGGGGGATCTTATAAATGTACGTGATAAAGATGGAAACACCGCTCTCCATTTGGCTGCTCTTTGCCGAGATTACAGCATGATGAACATCCTGGTATTTGATAAGAGAGTCGACATCAGAGCCACGAATAAGGAACGTTTGACAGCCCTAGGAATTTTCGATGATCATGAAAAG GTTGGCCTTAAAGCTGCAAAACTTCAGTACTTGCTGGAAGCATGGTTTTGTGTCAACGATATGCAAGACCGGGTTATTAAACATGTAAAGAGACTTGAGAAGCAATATGGTGAGGAAAGATCAAGCATTTCCATAACCACAGGGAGCATGGCCTACCCAGAGAAATTCGATACATCAAAAGGATGTGCGCATGACAACCATCTGCTCACCGCAGTGTTTATCGCCACTGTCACCTTCACGGCAGCATTCACAATGCCTGGTGGCTACAACAACATTGGACCTGACCAAGGGACAGCAACTTTCGCAAGACGAGCAGCTTTCAAAGCCTTCGTGGTGTTTAACACAACAGCATTCTGTTTCTCAGTCCTTGCAATCTACCTCCTGTTCGATTTGTCTCTAACTGGCAACTTTGAGCCCATGGGAATGCGATATGTGCATGTTGCTGGAGTCAGTATTTACATTGCTGTTCTAGGTATGGTACTAGCCTTTGCTTCGGGCATGTACATTGTGTTGGCCAAAACCATTGGGTTGGCAATCAAGGGTTATACTCTGGCAGGGTCACTGGTAATGATTTGCTTGATCATTCGATTCATGAACCCAGAGAACAGGTTTGGCTTCCGAACTTGTCCACCTGCAAGATCCATCAGGAACTTGTCGGTTGGTTGTGGGAGGATTAGGACTGCTGGTAGGGAATCTAGTCTTCAATCGTCATATACGTGCAGGTTGTGA
- the LOC104418314 gene encoding LOW QUALITY PROTEIN: uncharacterized protein LOC104418314 (The sequence of the model RefSeq protein was modified relative to this genomic sequence to represent the inferred CDS: inserted 1 base in 1 codon) yields MSTVEKRVAAIRAIRDVQIEHLLTELRLLRSCMTEEQMXSPVLQFFTENLPHLSFELDREDGQFEVHWGNKDGKLCLDNNDGKLCLDNTDGKALRASLVHRMSIAHSGNSEAIPYFGGFEFSSKGGKAGLFSSENLQVSDFVLDEPSDCQMLGLPDTLRTPGLSSQRLSIGMTPKTLRLPKPGEMLLSVRGSPLGVYKEENMEVIKESDED; encoded by the exons ATGTCCACAGTGGAAAAAAGAGTTGCAGCAATCAGAGCTATTCGTGATGTACAGATTGAGCATTTGCTGACTGAGTTACGTCTACTGCGCTCTTGTATGACCGAGGAACAGA GGAGTCCCGTGCTTCAGTTTTTCACTGAAAATCTTCCACATCTATCATTTGAGCTAGACAGAGAAGATGGGCAGTTCGAAGTCCATTGGGGAAATAAAGATGGAAAATTATGTCTGGATAACAATGATGGAAAATTATGTCTGGACAACACTGATGGAAAAGCTCTACGTGCTTCACTTGTCCACCGAATGTCCATTGCTCATTCTGGAAACTCTGAGGCAATTCCATACTTTGGCGGCTTTGAGTTTTCCAGTAAAGGGG GAAAAGCAGGCCTTTTTAGTTCAGAAAATCTGCAAGTGAGTGACTTT gTTTTGGATGAGCCATCAGACTGTCAGATGCTCGGTCTGCCGGATACTCTTAGAACTCCTGGG CTGAGTAGCCAAAGGCTCTCCATAGGGATGACACCTAAAACCTTAAGGTTGCCTAAGCCTGGGGAGATGCTTCTATCTGTCCGTGGTTCTCCTCTCGGTGTCTACAAAGAAGAGAACATGGAAGTGATAAAGG AATCTGATGAAGATTGA